TCAGGAAGTAAAGGATGGTGGGCTGAAGATTTAGCAGAGCTTAGCATAGACCTTTATTGGAGAACAATGATAGCAATCAAATCTGGTGGCAAGGTTCCTTCAAATCTCATTGGCGATGCATTGAAAATTTATGCATCTAGATGGTTACCAAATATTTCCAAGAACGGAAATAGAAAGAAGAATGTTTCACTAGCCGAGTCTGAGTCTAACTCAGACTCGGCCAGCGAAATAACTTCAAAGCATAGGCTTCTATTGGAGTCAATAGTAAGCTTGCTTCCAACCGAAAAAGGCGCTGTTTCTTGTAGCTTTCTTTTGAAACTATTGAAAGCATCCAATATTCTCaatgcttcttcatcttcaaagaTGGAATTAGCAAGAAGAGTAGGACTTCAATTGGAGGAAGCCACAGTGAATGATCTATTAATACCTTCACTTTCTTATACAAATGATACACTCTATGATGTTGAGTTGGTGATGACTATATTGGAACAGTTCATGTTACAAGGACAAAGTCCACCAACTAGCCCTCCGAGATCGTTGAAAACTTTTGAAAGAAGGCGATCGCGTTCGGCTGAGAATATTAACTTTGAATTACAAGAGAGTAGGAGGTCCTCTTCAGCATCACATAGTTCAAAATTGAAAGTGGCAAAACTTGTGGATAGGTACCTTCAGGAAGTTGCAAGAGATGTGAATTTTTCATTGTCAAAATTCATTGCTCTTGCTGATATTATACCAGAATTTGCAAGATATGATCATGATGATCTCTATAGAGCCATTGACATATATCTCAAGGTAAAAATCATTACTATAAAatgtttattgtattttttttaagtcacTCCATTTTATACCTTGATAAAAATCTATCTTCGACGGTGTAGCTCAGTGATAGGAGTTGGGACCCTGAAGGAGTATTAAGAAAGAGGCTCCATGCTTAATCCCTTCTATTAACAATTTCTCCCTCTCGTAACGAACTACTAATCACTAACATTTgcctataaaaaaatacacacataaaaaacatgtaaagaaaaaaagtggCTGTACATAATTCatacttcattttcaaattctagGATATGAAACAGAATTAGTGGATAACCAACTTTCTTGACCTTAAAATATTGTCTTATTCAACATTTATTAGAAGTTAGGTGTGGACTGACCCACCAGAAATTTTAGCCTGACTGACTCCTTATCTTGACTGATATAGTTGCAGTATGTACTCagataatttcataacttatttGGCTAAAAACGTGAAGAAAAATTTCTTGTCAAAACTGTTACAGAGTTCCAGTATTATGTCCTTCACATGAATTGATAGTGTGTCTCTTCAATTTTACATCACAAATTTTGTCCATTTATGAATTCACTCAATGAACTCTAATGATGTAACATGTACTTTCAagttcagttttatttttatttttattttggctatacaaattagtaaattttaatttaagttaGTTTTCAAGGATTGAATCCAGAACCTTCTGTTTAGATCTCATTCGGTGTCTCTTACCTCACCAACCGAGCTACCATGTTCAATTAATATAGAACTAAAAGAAATTAGGCTATGGAAGTAAAATTTCTAGCTTGAGGCGTTATTATAATGATTTGGACTTACTCTTGTCACAAATTCCACGCATTCACGCCGTCAGTGCATTGATAGCTGTTGGACCGAAATTCGTCGGTCCATATTTCAAGCTCACTATTGTAgagttaaaaaaatttcattacaGATATGCTGATTGTGCGAATACGTGAATATGTGACTGCagcaacaaatttattattattattgctaaAAATTGATGTGTTGATTAACTTGAAACATGCAGGCTCATCCAGAACTCAACAAGAGTGAAAGGAAAAGACTATGTAGAATTCTTGACTGCAAAAAGCTCTCAATGGAAGCGTGCATGCATGCAGCACAAAATGAGCTACTCCCATTAAGAGTTGTTGTTCAAGTTCTGTTCTTTGAGCAAGCTAGAGCAGCATCATCTGGTGGCAAAGTAACAGAATTACAAAGCAATATCAAAGCATTGCTTACAACACATGGGATTGATCCATCAAAACATACAACAACACAGTTAAGCTCTACTACAAGTATTCAAGGTGAGGATAATTGGAGTGTTTCTGGTTTCAAGTCACCAAAATCAAAGTCTTCAACTCTAAGAATGAAGCTAGCTGAGGAgcatgatgaatttgatgaaaatggtttGGTAAATGATGATGGAATTGGAAGAAACTCTAAATTTAAGTCCATTTGTGCTCTTCCTACACAACCTAAAAAAATGCTTAGTAAATTGTGGTCTACTAATAGAACTGCTactgaaaaaaattgaataagaattaagttatgttagttttttcatGTTTGTAAGGGTAATTTAGAGGGTATTATTAACATATactctatttttgttttatgcAAAAAGCCTTGTAACTTGTAGGAAAATCCACAAGAATCTTTTAATGTATGTGCATGGTTGATGTAacctataataataataataattttgaggGAAAATCTCTTTGGTAATTAATTCTTATGTCATGAAAAGTTGATATAGGAATAGGAATCTTTGGTGTCAGTGACAAATCATGGGGCCAATATTGCTGTATTTGTCTACAAATCTGCAACACTTGTGTCTTGCCAAAAAATTTCGTATTTTCATGTGTCTGGAATAATTCAATACTGTAATAGTATCTGATTACATttgtcttatttatttgtattcaCATAGAAAATTTCGTCCTTAAGGAATATGTATCCAATTATTAACAAGATTTGAAGTGTTATGGTGACATAAATTTAAGGTTCAACATGTATTTATTGTTCCTTGATCAATCATACTCTGAAATATTACTAAGATAAATCAGTATTAAATATGATGTACAATATAAATCCGATCTTGgtacaaaaaaagaataagatCTGCTATGATATGATATGTTTGCTTCTAAGTAGCATTATTTATGAATAATAATACAACCTAATGGTGTAATTGAACTACTTGACTTGTGTATGGTTCCTGTCAAATAAACTCTTTGATATACCTATTTATCTGTATTGACTAAACCAAGAAAAAAGTACTATGAGGTCAAATATGTGTGTTCCATTTAAAGCAAAATCTTTTCAGCATCACTGAATAACTTTGTCTAACAATAATTGAAGCCTTGAAGTCATTTTTGCATTGAGTTGACAGCGACACTGTATCGACACTCTATCTGACTTCAGCCACGCATTGGTGTCCAATGCAACGCTGACACATGTGCTTACAATCAGTAATTTCATTCTTTCAAATTATTACCAGCATCGACGTGTCAATGTTGTTCTAGTGAACTAACTGCATTCAGTTAGTTACACTGGTGCTCACTCAGCAGTGCAAAATGTAATTGAAATGAATCTAATTGCAATTTAACTGTAACTGTCCTATTTCTCTGATAGTTGTCGGGTTTTTCAAAGAAAGTCCACAACCGCGATTGAGACACATCAACCGTATTCGAccacaattttttataatgtcCAAGATTGTTATGTAGCTGTTACTGTAATCATGATTTAAAACCTTTGTCATTACAAAACACACAGTCACAAACACAGTTCTATGCAGCAACTGAATTGTTGGTCAAGTTAATCATCTGCACTGCAAATAGTCTTTTCTTGTGTGAATGTGTATTATGTGCAGCCTGAGTCTCAATAGCTCTAGGCCGTATAACAtgatcattaaaaaatatcGCAAAAATCAAACGAACTATTATTAATCGGTTCAGAtcacaatattaaaaaaaaaaacgaaccaAACTAACCCGTCATATCCCTAACTATGTTGATAAAGTCTATAAAATGTGGGTGTGAACTCTTGTTTTGATGCATCATGGCACATTATTGCATCTTTTCACTGGTTACAACTCTCAAATCATAATCAGATTGTTACTTTATGTTAGCAGGATATAATTTACAGGTACTCTTCctaaacagaaataaaaaattaaagaaagaaaaagtgcAAAAAGCTCACTGAAGTGATTCTTGCCTATAATGCAGAAAGAGACACCTAATGAGTTTTGTAACAATCCCAAAACCATTGACTAAGGGGACAGATTTTCACAATCATTCCAAGTCCACTAGATAAATTGCTTTACATAAAATGCTACTCCCTCAGTCCCACAATAATGGTCCTATTTCATTATTTCACACACAATAATAGTACTTTTATTACACTATCCTCATAGTTGTATGTTTATAATTACCATACATGCAAAattgaatatattgaattgagaccgGTGCATGTAGTATTAACCAAAGGTTCAGTTGAAACAATATAACTAATATCGCATAGAAAATTAAAAGGGACAATTATTTTCGcacaagatttttatttttttgcaaatatgTCAACTATTctgggacggagagagtactATTTATCAGTCATAAAAACAACAAGGGAGAAAATAGTTGATAAAATACTAATTGTGACACAAGTAAACAGTTGATAAAAGCAGCATGCTAATGAACATTGAATTCAACAAAAGATCTAATCCTTGTTGGCATCACCATTAGCATCAACCACAGAACCATGAGTAGATGATGAGGACTCCATACTTTTTGTCCTAATGAGACTAGGTGTACGATGTAGCCTACACCTAAATGATCCAGCATGTGTTGTTGGAGAGCATAAACAATTGTTCTTGTTCATACTTGCTTGTCTCAAAAGACCACCTTGTTGAATCACATCATTTCTTGATGAAATTTGAACTTTCATTTCCTTTGTTGTCATCTTGAAAAGAGTCTCAAAGGGTTTGAAATTTAaggaagaagaaattttttcaGAGAGTGAATTGGGTGATAGAGTTGATAAAATGgcacatataaaatgatttaagGCTAAGATTATAAATATATGCTActcaagttttctttttttctaaGTCACGGGTAAGAAAAATGCACTCTATTTAATTCCCCCACCTCAATAACATTTTGACCACTTTAGGGACATGAAATTATATCATCAACTAAACTTTCCCTGTTCAATtatatatctttcttttttcttgtggAGTTTCATTGGATCATGATGTAAAAATAAACAAGCTCTATCTGCAAAGGGTCCCCCACTACCCACACCTGTGATGGCATACATTGGAGTGggtatcaaatatattttgtttcttgtGTGGGACTCAATTTTTAATAGTAGCATATCATATATGCACATCTTAATGGATAAGATGGTAGCATCTTTTTAGTGAGAATTTGAGAAAAAGACAACATTGATCAATTCAATAAAGATGGATGGATAACAACTTTAGCTGATTGCATCTAGGGTCGATGACCATACGTGACACTAGGGTTGAAGGATATCCAAGGTTTGATCTCCGGctactagttaacatttccctcaCTTCTAAAACTATATTCTTGATGCTAATTTACGACATCCCAtgaaacaattaatttttgctGGACAAAATACTATTTTGATATATTAAACAATGTgtgagacaaaaagttgtgttgccTTATAGTTAGGGACAAGAATTTCAGTTTTTGTCTTATCTCTTGTCTTCGGCTTGCCTTGTCCCTCAAACAGCcttacaaatcaaacattgtACAGCTTGAATTGTCAGGTTTCCTTCATTTTTAGCAGATCAAACACACCATAAACCTTCCTTGCACGCCTTAGTTTGAGTTATAAATTTCGGAAAAAATGGAGCATTTTTTTCACGTGTTTTACCCTTTTTGggttatataattcaaaatcagtAAAACGTGAGAGACTGgtagggtggaaaaagaaacAGTCAATATGTTTTGATAGCAGTTAGATTCAATAGTCATGACTGCTGGACCTTTGCTTACTTCTTGTGTAGCCCAACAATATACGAACCCACCAATTTGCAGCTTATCTACCTTAGGGGAATGTTAACTACACCTCGCATATTTTATATCCCCACCCCTTaaactttttcacttttttcccctaaaaaataaTCCACTCTCCCTTTCCTTTCCACATGCAACCCAGCCCTAGTTCCAAATTGGCTATCCGAAGTTCCACTTCCTTTCCTCCCTCTTTCCCACCAATTCCTCATAACGTGCCCATGCAACCAAACCCCGGTTCCACGATAGGAGAAAGTTAAGTACTATtttaatttggaacaaataaaTGACAATTGCAAAGGAGAGTAATATACACGATGATATTAAGAATACTTAAAGACTATgtagaaaacaaaaattagtcaTTGCTCactaacaatttcattaaaagaaTATGTATTCACGGTGCCATTTAGCTTGGACCCATGAAGTTTTGGTCTAAgatggaccaatttttttttaacctttagaTTGAATCAACAACCAATTCTTATCATGGTCCATCCACACCAAATACAACCCATCAATacataataaaatgtaaatgaTATAAAAGAACATTCGTGATTCATTATAAAAtgtaaatcaattaatatttaagatatttaattaaattaatcaatttaatatatattttacatattaataaattaattttttaattttttggtcaaaatacttaattaatttcttttgactaaattatatttttaatttgattcatttcaaactttatatttcatttcaattaaataaatcattttcagttttttttttataatatttcagttttaagatttatttttcatgtatctgatttttttcattaatatttaaatatacaattttattttaaaaacaaaacaaaaaataagaaacccataagattaaaaacaaaaatattaaagaaagaacaacaacaacaattcaaaaagaagttatttaataacataagcaacaacaacaagattttttttcgtaaaaaaaaaatcaattgaatacttatttaattcatgttacttattttttttaagaaatttaattcatatcccttcaaaacaaaataaattaattcatatattacTTAAAAAAACTCAATCGATACAAAGTGCCGTAAGAAAAAACTACTTGTATTGCTAAATCAAAAAatatgtgacaaaaaaaaaagtagagagaTTAAATGAGAGTTATAGAGAAAATGGGTGAGATTTGGTGTTTATAGACCATGATAAAATTTGGTGGGTTCATATGATCTAATGGTACAAAAAATTGGTCCATCATAGACCAATATTTTTATAGGTTCATTTTATACTTCACATATATTCACATGCATTTCaaagttatttaaaaatgaaGTCTTAAAACCCTACTAATTAAAGAAATGTTTCCCAAAAATCTACTTGGTGGAGATTAGGGATGCCCTCCGTTTAGCCCTGTTATTTGGTTGTTGAATAATCATATAGTCGCTACGAGCTATGGTATTGTTACATTAGGGTTGGGGTTGACGATTTAATTCTGATTACATTTTAAGTTGAATCTTGAAAACTttgttattttctatttatgatTGTTGAAAGGCAAGTACGGATTTATTAATGTGATTAGTGAATGATTTTCTTCTTCAACaatggattttattttaaaagaaaacattttattattattttgttattttgttatataatgTCAAGTTTTGTAACAtccttattattaaataaattcttattatttgatatttatcAGCGGGAATGAGGGTGTTACCTTACACAGTGCTTTAACTCCTACTCACAACATAACTCACTTCATCATTCACTCGTCACCCTAAACAAGGTATGACAACATCATTACTCGTCATTCACATGCATCATTTATTACATCATTCATCATCGTCGTTCAACAATTATTATACATATTCCATtccttcattaatcaatattGCATTTTAAAATCTACTCTCGTCATTTGTTCTCTTCATTACTACATCTTTCTAGTTAGTCCTCATCTTGACTTTAAGGAAACTTCCCTTAACATCCAATCATACCCCCTTACCTAGAGATcacttcttttattttaaattaagatgTTCATCTTTCATCACTAGTTCTCTTTGCATCATTGATTATATTAAATGATCGTACCCTattcttcatttattttaatcttatattCTTCTATCTCACAATTATCTTAGACCCATCTTTGTCGTCGTTAACTACCATGAACTATCTTAGACTCACCATTGCTCGAAAGGTATCACTTCTAAACAACACTTAATCATACTTCCCTCGCCTAATTATTGTACTCACATAACTTAATTCGATGTTAATATCAAGTCTACAACAATTTTAGATGGTCAAGGGGTGTTAAAAACAGCAAAGTACGATGAAAATGGTCTCACAATATCGTGTAATGTTTATGCAAATCGTGGCATGATTTTATTCCCAAAATGATGTTTTGCTACTACTCTCAAAATCTCTACATGATTTGTAAAATAGCGACGTGATTTTAACAGCACCAGTTTATGCAGAAATCACAAATTTTTACGATGTTCCACCATGGGAGCCTCCTCGACTCCACTTTTCGACCTTAAACTCATTAAACTTGTTCCTAATTGTCACCCCATGATTATCATATCATCCAAACAGTAATTCTTCATTAACCTACCAAATTATCTACTCTTTTTACGGCTAAAAACTCATTTTAAAAACCTAAACTAGTTTCCTCAATTCTCATCTTTCaactttatcttttaatttgttCATCATTATTCCTTCATCAAAATTCACagcataacaacaacaacatattaaGATTTAAGACAACCCTCCCATCAAATAATAAGATACCCTAAAGTAAAGAGATTGTCCCCCTTACCTCGAATCCTTCGAAAATTCCAGTTTGTGGCTTGACCTTGCTGTCACTAGGGTTTCTCCTCATGTGctcctcttttctttcttttccacgTTCAGCAATACTGACTCTTATAACTCTTAACCTCTCTTTTTATATTTAGGTCAATCACTTGTTAAGATTATCTTCTCCTCTACTCGCTATTCTTTTACTCCAACCCTCCCCACTTATTTAAAACTTATATTCTACACCCTGactctatattattttattttggctcctcccttcattttatttaaattctaATACTActtaatcatcatcaatattataatttctcaacaacaaaataatactcAAGCACAAGcactataaataataatattaatcaaaactTCACCTATTAAACAtcattgaattaattaaaaatataaaattatagttATCATTAGGGGTAAAATTATCCTCAATTCATCACCGGGTAATGCAAGCTTCGTTGATAGATTTATTCTTACAATCAATTACCATTTTCATCTTAAGAATATCAAACTTTCTCATCTCTTTCATTCAACATgtaatcttcatcttttttgtttgaaaatcgaattatatttatcattaataataagagcaatgttatatatcaagaaagattttatcaagaaaatttcaagaattacatggcagaataatcacccttaaattttatcaagaaatagtcctgaaattaatgttagccaataaaatctcagcctgatcggaaatcatggggtggtgggtgttatgtatttttttttatgaaagattaataaatgagattgaaatctaaaggtgattattgtgccatgtcattcttgaatctttcttataaaatcattcttaatatctagcattttcctaaGAATAATTACCTCTAATTTAATAAGGAGTAACGTAGACCTcacctttttaatttttttttattaggttaAAACCATAATAGAGAGTTTGGGCCTTTGGCCCTCTTAAGAGCCATACtactaataataaaaagttGCTTGTTATGTAAGGTGGTAAGTTTCGAGGAAGGATTCACTTTAATTTCCATAGACCACAGTATCTGAGTTCTGAAACCGACAACCACAGGGATACTTGTCTCATCTAAAAGCTTTTTACGATGCAGTCTCCATCAATACCAGTATCAATCAATTCTAATACATCCATCCTCGGTAATCCTTGCAAGTTATCAATTCAAGTGTGTCTATTATTATTTGGATGCTATCCAGTATATCCATAATACGGGTAGCATTTAGGTGCCATAGTTTTTTGGTATATATTATTAGCACTTTTATGTCTATCTCtcttaacaatttattttctctcattttaataatttattttaatcatttatttattattctctcATCTAAAATAAACCTATATCATCAATGACACAAAAAAACATGACACTCAAGTATTTCCCCATAACACAGGGTAGAGAATACAATTAACTGGAGtagtttttttagaggagattTAACTGGAGtagttgttttaattatttaaattttagttgttttaatcctatttttaaaaaagctaaaaataaagaagacaattaaaaaatttattaaattgattttttttaacaagattaattaaattgatattaatGGTTATTTTACGATATCATGAGAAAACTTGAACTATTTGTATTACAACGCTAAGCTTTTATCGGTAAGCTAGATAAATTTTCGATTATTTTTATGTCGTCTGagtaatatttcattttatttaacatCTAACTCTAATTTggtcaaatataaaatatttaactcTAATTTGGTCAAATATAGTAAGTATTAaaccttcttttttcttttttttcaaaacaaaaaagaatgttTAATACTtactactccctctgtcccgCAATAGATGATCTAAttgaaaatttgcaattttgatctagtttactttgatcatatttttttattaatatcatataagatgtcgtaagattcgtctcgatgagtattttcaaaatatcaaattttcatgattttttctaacatattattcaagatatttaaactcaaaattatgcattggaaTGCGTAATGGAGTCACAGtgtattaagggacggagggagtataattttattcattaatttaaaaaaaaatatgattttgttatTAGAATTAGCATGACATTTGGAATTTCAATTAGttgttctaatttatttttatacattCATATTATGAGGttgagtttaataaaaaatctacttctaaaaaaataaagtaaaaatatcaattattaataaataaatcaatagttGATGTACAATGCCtgtattaataaaatttaaaagacatAAATCAATTACATAATATGGCACAAATGGAAAATATAATTGGATTTCTTAATCATTTGGTCGAGGTTCGATCTCTCATCGGtgaatatgaaaaaatattggttggaaaatgtcaaattttaaatggatctcaaatattttaaagattaaTCTCTACAGTTGCACATGTACAATATTGTAGCATAAAAAATAGTGATAATTAAGGAATTTTAACCCTTTAAACATGTGAAAAGAAGTTCAATCTCAAAGTTCAAACTCTTGTGTGTCAGATTTTTTAGATGATATTAATTATTGTTAAACGGTGGTGAAAACACCGTATCTACATTAgtaagaattttgaaaaattaactgaagttttattaattcacgtaaaaaaaaatgcacttcGACAATAAACGACAACTTAAAAAGAAacaagtaacattttttttttgtggtggtcaagGTTTAAACCCcgaatcttgcatatattatttattgtttccACCAACTAAGTTAAGCAGACGAGAacacattttccttttttaaaagaacacgAAACAGATCAAA
Above is a genomic segment from Medicago truncatula cultivar Jemalong A17 chromosome 5, MtrunA17r5.0-ANR, whole genome shotgun sequence containing:
- the LOC11411965 gene encoding BTB/POZ domain-containing protein At1g67900, producing MKFMKLGSRPDTFYTSEAIRTISSEVSSDLIIQVRGSRYLLHKFPLLSKCLCLQRLCSESPPDSSHHQIVQLPDFPGGVEAFELCAKFCYGIQITLSPYNIVAARCAAEYLQMTEEVEKGNLIHKLEVFFNSCILHGWKDTIVSLQTTKALHLWSEDLGITSRCIETIASKVLSHPTKVSLSHSHSRRVRDDISCNDTESLRIKSGSKGWWAEDLAELSIDLYWRTMIAIKSGGKVPSNLIGDALKIYASRWLPNISKNGNRKKNVSLAESESNSDSASEITSKHRLLLESIVSLLPTEKGAVSCSFLLKLLKASNILNASSSSKMELARRVGLQLEEATVNDLLIPSLSYTNDTLYDVELVMTILEQFMLQGQSPPTSPPRSLKTFERRRSRSAENINFELQESRRSSSASHSSKLKVAKLVDRYLQEVARDVNFSLSKFIALADIIPEFARYDHDDLYRAIDIYLKAHPELNKSERKRLCRILDCKKLSMEACMHAAQNELLPLRVVVQVLFFEQARAASSGGKVTELQSNIKALLTTHGIDPSKHTTTQLSSTTSIQGEDNWSVSGFKSPKSKSSTLRMKLAEEHDEFDENGLVNDDGIGRNSKFKSICALPTQPKKMLSKLWSTNRTATEKN